From a region of the Penaeus vannamei isolate JL-2024 chromosome 32, ASM4276789v1, whole genome shotgun sequence genome:
- the LOC138867806 gene encoding mucin-22-like — protein sequence MARAFSETLAIARAFLETLAIARAFLETLAIARAFSETLAIARAFLETLAIARAFLETLAIARAFLETLAIARAFLETLAIARAFLETLAIARAFLETLAIARAFLETLAIARAFLKTLAIARAFSETLAIARAFSETLAIARAFSETLAIARAFLETLAIVRAFLETLAIARAFLETLAIVRAFLETLAIARAFLETLAIARAFSETLAIARAFSETLAIARAFSETLAIARAFSETLAIARAFSETLAIARAFSETLAIARAFLETLAIVRAFLETLAIARAFLETLAIVRAFLETLAIARAFLETLAIARAFSETLAIARAFLETLAILLTLAIARAFLETLAIARAFLEALAISRAFLEALAMARAFSETLAMARAFLETLAIARAFLETLAISRAFLEALAMARAFLETLAMARAFLETLAMARAFSETLAIARAFSETLAIARAFSETLAIARAFSETLAIARAFLEALAIARAFLETLAITCEVFSSSGREAWQEGRFEDGDVIITERLIEVEMLRYLAEIYQIQLVLIEAKKAPTALGGYKTKVYQAYEDANVGLCVQRVNKESYLMVTKAVRT from the exons ATGGCTCGTGCTTTCTCGGAGACGCTGGCCATTGCTCGTGCTTTCTTGGAGACGCTGGCCATTGCTCGTGCTTTCTTGGAGACGCTGGCCATTGCTCGTGCTTTCTCGGAGACGCTGGCCATTGCTCGTGCTTTCTTGGAGACGCTGGCCATTGCTCGTGCTTTCTTGGAGACGCTGGCCATTGCTCGTGCTTTCTTGGAGACGCTGGCCATTGCTCGTGCTTTCTTGGAGACGCTGGCCATTGCTCGTGCTTTCTTGGAGACGCTGGCCATTGCTCGTGCTTTCTTGGAGACGCTGGCCATTGCTCGTGCTTTCTTGGAGACGCTGGCCATTGCTCGTGCTTTCTTGAAGACGCTGGCCATTGCTCGTGCTTTCTCGGAGACGCTGGCCATTGCTCGTGCTTTCTCGGAGACGCTGGCCATTGCTCGTGCTTTCTCGGAGACGCTGGCCATTGCCCGTGCTTTCTTGGAGACGCTGGCCATTGTTCGTGCTTTCTTGGAGACGCTGGCCATTGCCCGTGCTTTCTTGGAGACGCTGGCCATTGTTCGTGCTTTCTTGGAGACGCTGGCCATTGCTCGTGCTTTCTTGGAGACGCTGGCCATTGCTCGTGCTTTCTCGGAGACGCTGGCCATTGCTCGTGCTTTCTCGGAGACGCTGGCCATTGCTCGTGCTTTCTCGGAGACGCTGGCCATTGCTCGTGCTTTCTCGGAGACGCTGGCCATTGCTCGTGCTTTCTCGGAGACGCTGGCCATTGCTCGTGCTTTCTCGGAGACGCTGGCCATTGCCCGTGCTTTCTTGGAGACGCTGGCCATTGTTCGTGCTTTCTTGGAGACGCTGGCCATTGCCCGTGCTTTCTTGGAGACGCTGGCCATTGTTCGTGCTTTCTTGGAGACGCTGGCCATTGCTCGTGCTTTCTTGGAGACGCTGGCCATTGCTCGTGCTTTCTCGGAGACGCTGGCCATTGCTCGTGCTTTCTTGGAGACGCTGGCCATTTTGCTC ACGCTGGCCATTGCTCGTGCTTTCTTGGAGACGCTGGCCATTGCTCGTGCTTTCTTGGAGGCGCTGGCCATTTCTCGTGCTTTCTTGGAGGCGCTGGCCATGGCTCGTGCTTTCTCGGAGACGCTGGCCATGGCTCGTGCTTTCTTGGAGACGCTGGCCATTGCTCGTGCTTTCTTGGAGACGCTGGCCATTTCTCGTGCTTTCTTGGAGGCGCTGGCCATGGCTCGTGCTTTCTTGGAGACGCTGGCCATGGCTCGTGCTTTCTTGGAGACGCTGGCCATGGCTCGTGCTTTCTCGGAGACGCTGGCCATTGCTCGTGCTTTCTCGGAGACGCTGGCCATTGCTCGTGCTTTCTCGGAGACGCTGGCCATTGCTCGTGCTTTCTCGGAGACGCTGGCCATTGCTCGTGCTTTCTTGGAGGCGCTGGCCATTGCCCGTGCTTTCTTGGAGACGCTGGCCATTACCTGTGAGGTGTTCAGCTCGTCTGGGAGAGAAGC ATGGCAGGAGGGTCGCTTTGAAGACGGTGACGTCATCATCACCGAGAGACTTATCGAGGTCG AGATGCTTCGATATCTAGCAGAAAT ATACCAGATACAGTTGGTTCTAATTGAAGCAAAGAAAGCACCTACAGCTTTAGGAGGATATAAGA CGAAGGTGTACCAAGCCTATGAAGATGCCAATGTTGGTCTGTGTGTTCAGAGAGTGAATAAAGAGTCATATTTAATGGTTACAAAGGCCGTGAGAACATAG